The Daucus carota subsp. sativus chromosome 9, DH1 v3.0, whole genome shotgun sequence genome window below encodes:
- the LOC135149139 gene encoding chromatin remodeling protein EBS-like, whose translation MAKTKDVNQNSISYPVRGSNQVIKAGDCVLMQPCEPNKPPYVARVEKLEANNKGETTVEVRWYYRPEEAIGGRRQFHGEKEVFLSDHYDFQSANTIIGKCIVHSFKAYCELEEVAVEDYYSRFEYQASSGEFTTDRVAVFCKCEMPYNPDTLMIQCDECQDWYHPACVKMTTARARQLSSYVCDECS comes from the exons ATGGCAAAGACAAAAGATGTCAACCAAAACTCCATTTCTTACCCTGTTAGAGGAAGCAACCAAGTTATCAAAG CTGGGGATTGCGTGCTTATGCAACCTTGTGAGCCTAATAAGCCACCCTATGTTGCTCGCGTGGAGAAATTAGAAGCTAACAAcaaaggtgaaactactgtCGAAGTAAGATGGTATTATAGGCCTGAGGAGGCTATTGGTGGCAGAAGACAGTTTCACGGGGAAAAGGAAGTGTTCCTCTCTGATCACTATGATTTCCAAAGTGCCAATACCATTATAGGGAAGTGTATTGTGCACTCGTTTAAGGCTTATTGCGAGCTTGAAGAAGTTGCTGTTGAGGATTACTACTCTCGCTTTGAGTACCAAGCTTCCTCTGGAGAATTTACAACGGATCGTGTTGCAGT GTTCTGCAAGTGTGAAATGCCGTACAATCCTGACACCCTAATGATACAGTGCGACGAATGCCAAGACTG GTACCATCCAGCTTGCGTCAAAATGACAACTGCTCGGGCAAGGCAGCTGAGCAGCTATGTCTGTGATGAGTGTTCCTGA